The following proteins are encoded in a genomic region of Glycine soja cultivar W05 chromosome 17, ASM419377v2, whole genome shotgun sequence:
- the LOC114393838 gene encoding probable galactinol--sucrose galactosyltransferase 6 isoform X2: protein MTIKPVVRVSEGKLVVKERTILTGMPENVVETSTVEGMFLGVDFEKEDSRQVVSLGTLKDVRFMACFRFKLWWMAQKMGDRGRDIPLETQFLLVETKDGSHLESDNDKNQNQIVYTVFLPLVEGSFRACLQGDSNDQLQLCLESGDVDIKTSSFTHALFISAGTDPFATIHHAFRSVRNHLKTFRLRHEKKLPGIVDCFGWCTWDAFYQEVTQEGVEAGIQSLAGGGTPPKFVIIDDGWQSVGGDDKNSNSLQRLTGIKENAKFQKKEEPELGIKNIVEIAKKKHSVKNVYVWHAITGYWGGVRPGVKEMEEYGSVMKYPNVSSGVTENEPTWKVDPLAVQGLGLVNPKKVFTFYDQLHSYLASAGVDGVKVDVQCILETLGAGLGGRVELTRNYHQALDASISRNFPDNGCIACMSHNTDALYCSKQTAVVRASDDFYPRDPVSHTIHVASVAYNSVFLGEIMLPDWDMFHSLHPAAEYHASARAISGGPIYVSDAPGKHNFDLLKKLVLPDGSILRARLPGRPTKDCLFTDPARDGVSLLKIWNMNKLGGVLGVYNCQGAAWSATERKNAFHSTDYSGGDAITGYVRACDVHLIAEAADDAHDWNGDCALYSHHSGQLIVLPHNVALPVSLKVLEHEVYAVAPIKKVLGGGYSFAPLGLVNMFNAGAAVEGLVFEEDGLVRLEIKGCGKFGAYSSARPTKCLLGNHELLDFDYDADSGLLTFNIDHLPQEGHWVHLVELVYSLSC, encoded by the coding sequence ATGACGATAAAACCTGTTGTTCGTGTTTCGGAGGGGAAGCTGGTGGTGAAGGAGCGAACGATTTTGACCGGAATGCCGGAGAACGTGGTGGAGACATCGACGGTGGAAGGAATGTTTCTCGGAGTGGATTTCGAGAAGGAAGACAGTAGGCAGGTGGTTTCGTTGGGAACGTTGAAGGACGTCCGGTTCATGGCGTGCTTCCGGTTCAAGCTGTGGTGGATGGCCCAGAAAATGGGAGATCGAGGAAGGGACATTCCGTTGGAGACTCAATTTCTGTTGGTGGAAACCAAAGATGGGTCCCACCTGGAGTCAGATAACGACAAAAACCAGAACCAGATCGTGTACACAGTCTTTCTACCTCTCGTGGAAGGCTCATTCAGAGCGTGCCTCCAGGGTGACTCCAACGACCAACTCCAGCTCTGCCTCGAGAGTGGCGACGTCGACATTAAAACGTCGTCGTTCACCCACGCTCTCTTCATCAGCGCCGGCACCGACCCATTCGCCACCATTCACCACGCATTCCGTTCAGTTCGGAACCACCTCAAGACTTTCCGCCTCCGCCACGAGAAGAAACTCCCTGGCATCGTGGATTGCTTCGGCTGGTGCACTTGGGATGCTTTCTACCAGGAAGTCACTCAGGAAGGAGTCGAGGCCGGAATTCAATCCCTTGCAGGCGGCGGCACGCCGCCGAAGTTCGTCATAATCGACGACGGCTGGCAGTCGGTGGGCGGTGACGACAAGAACTCAAATTCGTTGCAGAGGCTAACTGGAATAAAAGAGAACGCGAAGTTCCAGAAGAAGGAGGAGCCAGAATTAGGGATTAAGAACATCGTGGAGATAGCGAAGAAGAAGCATTCGGTGAAAAACGTGTACGTATGGCACGCGATCACGGGTTACTGGGGAGGGGTTCGTCCAGGGGTGAAGGAAATGGAAGAATACGGCTCCGTAATGAAGTACCCGAACGTGTCGAGTGGAGTAACAGAGAACGAGCCCACGTGGAAAGTGGACCCGTTAGCGGTTCAGGGGTTGGGCCTGGTGAACCCGAAGAAGGTGTTCACGTTTTACGACCAATTACACAGTTATCTGGCGTCCGCGGGTGTCGACGGCGTTAAGGTGGACGTGCAATGCATCTTAGAGACTCTGGGTGCAGGACTCGGTGGAAGGGTGGAACTCACGAGGAATTACCATCAGGCCCTTGACGCTTCGATTTCTAGAAACTTCCCTGACAATGGGTGCATCGCCTGCATGAGCCACAACACGGACGCGCTCTACTGCTCCAAACAGACGGCGGTGGTGAGGGCTTCCGATGATTTCTACCCGCGTGATCCGGTGTCGCACACTATCCACGTGGCGTCCGTGGCATACAATAGCGTTTTCCTTGGGGAGATTATGTTGCCGGATTGGGATATGTTTCACTCCCTTCACCCTGCTGCGGAGTACCACGCTTCCGCTAGGGCCATCAGCGGTGGGCCCATCTACGTCAGCGACGCGCCGGGGAAGCATAACTTTGATCTGCTCAAGAAACTGGTCTTGCCCGATGGGTCGATTTTACGGGCCCGTCTACCAGGAAGGCCCACTAAGGATTGCTTGTTCACCGACCCGGCCCGCGATGGAGTTAGTCTGCTGAAAATATGGAATATGAACAAGTTGGGTGGGGTGTTGGGGGTTTATAACTGTCAAGGTGCTGCCTGGAGTGCTACTGAGAGGAAGAATGCGTTTCATAGTACGGACTATTCTGGTGGTGATGCCATCACTGGATATGTGAGGGCTTGTGATGTTCACCTCATTGCGGAGGCTGCTGATGACGCCCATGATTGGAACGGTGATTGTGCGCTCTACTCTCACCACTCCGGGCAGCTGATTGTTCTTCCTCACAATGTGGCGCTGCCGGTGTCCCTTAAGGTGTTGGAGCACGAGGTGTATGCTGTTGCGCCTATTAAGAAGGTTTTGGGTGGTGGCTACAGCTTTGCGCCTCTTGGACTTGTGAACATGTTCAATGCTGGTGCTGCTGTTGAAGGGCTGGTCTTCGAGGAGGATGGGTTGGTTCGTTTGGAGATCAAAGGGTGTGGTAAGTTTGGGGCTTATTCTTCTGCCAGACCAACAAAGTGTTTGCTGGGAAACCATGAGCTGCTGGATTTCGATTACGATGCTGATTCAGGCTTGCTCACCTTCAACATAGATCATTTGCCCCAAGAGGGACACTGGGTTCACTTAGTTGAGTTAGTTTACAGTCTTTCTTGTTAG
- the LOC114393838 gene encoding probable galactinol--sucrose galactosyltransferase 6 isoform X1 translates to MVSNLCHSSYLPINTKSQFLSLHPHTFLSGTHLRLPNKKQLSISDFRIRRHFFNRVFPVVSSKRNVGEDKEMTIKPVVRVSEGKLVVKERTILTGMPENVVETSTVEGMFLGVDFEKEDSRQVVSLGTLKDVRFMACFRFKLWWMAQKMGDRGRDIPLETQFLLVETKDGSHLESDNDKNQNQIVYTVFLPLVEGSFRACLQGDSNDQLQLCLESGDVDIKTSSFTHALFISAGTDPFATIHHAFRSVRNHLKTFRLRHEKKLPGIVDCFGWCTWDAFYQEVTQEGVEAGIQSLAGGGTPPKFVIIDDGWQSVGGDDKNSNSLQRLTGIKENAKFQKKEEPELGIKNIVEIAKKKHSVKNVYVWHAITGYWGGVRPGVKEMEEYGSVMKYPNVSSGVTENEPTWKVDPLAVQGLGLVNPKKVFTFYDQLHSYLASAGVDGVKVDVQCILETLGAGLGGRVELTRNYHQALDASISRNFPDNGCIACMSHNTDALYCSKQTAVVRASDDFYPRDPVSHTIHVASVAYNSVFLGEIMLPDWDMFHSLHPAAEYHASARAISGGPIYVSDAPGKHNFDLLKKLVLPDGSILRARLPGRPTKDCLFTDPARDGVSLLKIWNMNKLGGVLGVYNCQGAAWSATERKNAFHSTDYSGGDAITGYVRACDVHLIAEAADDAHDWNGDCALYSHHSGQLIVLPHNVALPVSLKVLEHEVYAVAPIKKVLGGGYSFAPLGLVNMFNAGAAVEGLVFEEDGLVRLEIKGCGKFGAYSSARPTKCLLGNHELLDFDYDADSGLLTFNIDHLPQEGHWVHLVELVYSLSC, encoded by the exons ATGGTTTCAAATCTATGCCATAGTTCTTATCTCCCTATAAATACCAAATCCCAATTTCTTTCTCTCCATccacacactttcctttcaggCACCCATCTAAGATTACCCAATAAGAAGCAACTCTCAATTTCTG ATTTTCGAATTCGCAGACATTTCTTCAATCGAGTGTTTCCAGTGGTATCATCCAAG AGGAACGTAGGGGAAGATAAAGAGATGACGATAAAACCTGTTGTTCGTGTTTCGGAGGGGAAGCTGGTGGTGAAGGAGCGAACGATTTTGACCGGAATGCCGGAGAACGTGGTGGAGACATCGACGGTGGAAGGAATGTTTCTCGGAGTGGATTTCGAGAAGGAAGACAGTAGGCAGGTGGTTTCGTTGGGAACGTTGAAGGACGTCCGGTTCATGGCGTGCTTCCGGTTCAAGCTGTGGTGGATGGCCCAGAAAATGGGAGATCGAGGAAGGGACATTCCGTTGGAGACTCAATTTCTGTTGGTGGAAACCAAAGATGGGTCCCACCTGGAGTCAGATAACGACAAAAACCAGAACCAGATCGTGTACACAGTCTTTCTACCTCTCGTGGAAGGCTCATTCAGAGCGTGCCTCCAGGGTGACTCCAACGACCAACTCCAGCTCTGCCTCGAGAGTGGCGACGTCGACATTAAAACGTCGTCGTTCACCCACGCTCTCTTCATCAGCGCCGGCACCGACCCATTCGCCACCATTCACCACGCATTCCGTTCAGTTCGGAACCACCTCAAGACTTTCCGCCTCCGCCACGAGAAGAAACTCCCTGGCATCGTGGATTGCTTCGGCTGGTGCACTTGGGATGCTTTCTACCAGGAAGTCACTCAGGAAGGAGTCGAGGCCGGAATTCAATCCCTTGCAGGCGGCGGCACGCCGCCGAAGTTCGTCATAATCGACGACGGCTGGCAGTCGGTGGGCGGTGACGACAAGAACTCAAATTCGTTGCAGAGGCTAACTGGAATAAAAGAGAACGCGAAGTTCCAGAAGAAGGAGGAGCCAGAATTAGGGATTAAGAACATCGTGGAGATAGCGAAGAAGAAGCATTCGGTGAAAAACGTGTACGTATGGCACGCGATCACGGGTTACTGGGGAGGGGTTCGTCCAGGGGTGAAGGAAATGGAAGAATACGGCTCCGTAATGAAGTACCCGAACGTGTCGAGTGGAGTAACAGAGAACGAGCCCACGTGGAAAGTGGACCCGTTAGCGGTTCAGGGGTTGGGCCTGGTGAACCCGAAGAAGGTGTTCACGTTTTACGACCAATTACACAGTTATCTGGCGTCCGCGGGTGTCGACGGCGTTAAGGTGGACGTGCAATGCATCTTAGAGACTCTGGGTGCAGGACTCGGTGGAAGGGTGGAACTCACGAGGAATTACCATCAGGCCCTTGACGCTTCGATTTCTAGAAACTTCCCTGACAATGGGTGCATCGCCTGCATGAGCCACAACACGGACGCGCTCTACTGCTCCAAACAGACGGCGGTGGTGAGGGCTTCCGATGATTTCTACCCGCGTGATCCGGTGTCGCACACTATCCACGTGGCGTCCGTGGCATACAATAGCGTTTTCCTTGGGGAGATTATGTTGCCGGATTGGGATATGTTTCACTCCCTTCACCCTGCTGCGGAGTACCACGCTTCCGCTAGGGCCATCAGCGGTGGGCCCATCTACGTCAGCGACGCGCCGGGGAAGCATAACTTTGATCTGCTCAAGAAACTGGTCTTGCCCGATGGGTCGATTTTACGGGCCCGTCTACCAGGAAGGCCCACTAAGGATTGCTTGTTCACCGACCCGGCCCGCGATGGAGTTAGTCTGCTGAAAATATGGAATATGAACAAGTTGGGTGGGGTGTTGGGGGTTTATAACTGTCAAGGTGCTGCCTGGAGTGCTACTGAGAGGAAGAATGCGTTTCATAGTACGGACTATTCTGGTGGTGATGCCATCACTGGATATGTGAGGGCTTGTGATGTTCACCTCATTGCGGAGGCTGCTGATGACGCCCATGATTGGAACGGTGATTGTGCGCTCTACTCTCACCACTCCGGGCAGCTGATTGTTCTTCCTCACAATGTGGCGCTGCCGGTGTCCCTTAAGGTGTTGGAGCACGAGGTGTATGCTGTTGCGCCTATTAAGAAGGTTTTGGGTGGTGGCTACAGCTTTGCGCCTCTTGGACTTGTGAACATGTTCAATGCTGGTGCTGCTGTTGAAGGGCTGGTCTTCGAGGAGGATGGGTTGGTTCGTTTGGAGATCAAAGGGTGTGGTAAGTTTGGGGCTTATTCTTCTGCCAGACCAACAAAGTGTTTGCTGGGAAACCATGAGCTGCTGGATTTCGATTACGATGCTGATTCAGGCTTGCTCACCTTCAACATAGATCATTTGCCCCAAGAGGGACACTGGGTTCACTTAGTTGAGTTAGTTTACAGTCTTTCTTGTTAG